From Paraburkholderia fungorum, the proteins below share one genomic window:
- a CDS encoding MFS transporter, translating to MPPSAAASSGASKSAAVLRVTAGNFLEQFDFFLFGFYATQIASVFFPAASDFASLMMTFAAFGAGFLMRPLGAVILGAYIDDVGRRKGLIVTLTIMASGTILIAFVPGYASIGMLAPALVLLGRLLQGFSAGAELGGVSVYLAEMAPAGRKGFFTSWQSASQQVAIVIAAGLGFALNRWMDASTIAAWGWRVPFFVGCMIVPFVFLLRRNLEETEEFTQRRHRPSMKEVFQTLVRNWTVVVAGVMLVSMTTTSFYLITVYAPTFGKTVLHLSTADSLLVTLCVGVSNFIWLPVGGALSDKIGRRPVLVSMAMLAIATAYPALSLLAHAPSFVNMLLVLLWLSFMYGLYNGAMVAALTEVMPVEVRVAGFSLAYSLATAVFGGFTPAISTVLIHVTGDKAAPGYWMSFAAACALIATFALYRRGPLTMRPAA from the coding sequence ATGCCCCCGTCCGCCGCCGCATCTTCAGGCGCTTCGAAAAGCGCTGCCGTACTTCGCGTCACGGCCGGCAACTTCCTCGAACAGTTCGACTTCTTCCTGTTCGGCTTCTACGCGACGCAGATCGCCTCGGTCTTTTTCCCCGCAGCCAGCGACTTTGCGTCGCTGATGATGACCTTCGCGGCCTTTGGCGCGGGCTTCCTGATGCGTCCGCTCGGCGCGGTCATTCTCGGCGCCTATATCGACGACGTGGGCCGCCGCAAAGGCCTCATCGTCACGCTGACGATCATGGCGAGCGGCACGATCCTGATCGCGTTCGTCCCCGGCTATGCGAGCATCGGCATGCTGGCGCCGGCCCTCGTGCTGCTCGGCCGCTTGCTGCAAGGCTTCTCGGCCGGTGCGGAACTGGGCGGCGTGTCGGTCTATCTCGCGGAGATGGCGCCAGCCGGACGCAAGGGCTTCTTCACCAGTTGGCAGTCGGCAAGTCAGCAGGTGGCGATCGTCATCGCGGCGGGTCTCGGCTTCGCGCTGAACCGCTGGATGGACGCGAGCACGATCGCCGCATGGGGATGGCGCGTGCCGTTCTTCGTCGGCTGCATGATCGTGCCGTTCGTGTTTCTGCTGCGGCGCAACCTCGAAGAAACCGAGGAGTTCACGCAGCGCCGTCATCGTCCGTCGATGAAAGAAGTCTTTCAGACGCTCGTGCGCAACTGGACCGTCGTGGTCGCGGGCGTGATGCTGGTCTCGATGACCACCACCAGTTTCTATCTGATCACCGTGTACGCGCCGACCTTCGGCAAGACCGTGCTGCATCTGAGCACGGCGGACAGTCTGCTGGTCACGCTGTGCGTCGGCGTGTCGAACTTTATCTGGCTGCCTGTCGGCGGTGCACTGTCCGACAAAATCGGCCGCCGCCCGGTGCTGGTCTCAATGGCGATGCTCGCCATCGCCACCGCTTATCCCGCGCTGTCGCTGCTCGCGCATGCGCCGAGCTTCGTCAACATGTTGCTGGTTCTGCTGTGGCTGTCGTTCATGTATGGTTTGTATAACGGCGCGATGGTCGCGGCGCTGACCGAAGTGATGCCGGTCGAAGTGCGCGTCGCCGGATTCTCGTTGGCTTACAGTCTGGCGACAGCCGTGTTTGGCGGCTTCACTCCGGCCATCTCGACGGTGCTGATCCACGTCACCGGCGATAAGGCCGCGCCCGGCTACTGGATGAGTTTCGCCGCCGCCTGCGCGCTAATCGCGACTTTTGCACTGTACCGTCGAGGTCCGCTGACCATGCGCCCCGCGGCCTGA